A region of Candidatus Roizmanbacteria bacterium DNA encodes the following proteins:
- a CDS encoding thymidine kinase, which yields MAKLHFKYGAMNSGKSDTLIKTAYNYKERGLKIIVIKPKVDTKSEDTVVARGGHSCKVDILADQDTDLLAAIRSYKDIACVLVDEAQFLSEKQISQLYRCAKQDNISVICFGLRADFRAEMFPGSKRLFEIADNIEKLPTMCFCGSQAEFNTRKINGKYTFTGEQVAIDGDDTITYDSLCGTCYMREGGTI from the coding sequence ATGGCAAAACTTCATTTCAAATACGGAGCAATGAACAGCGGCAAGAGCGATACTCTTATAAAGACCGCTTATAATTATAAAGAACGCGGCCTCAAAATTATTGTTATAAAGCCAAAAGTTGATACTAAAAGTGAAGATACTGTTGTCGCACGCGGCGGACACTCCTGCAAAGTCGACATTCTGGCGGATCAGGATACCGATCTACTTGCGGCAATACGGTCGTATAAAGATATTGCCTGTGTGCTGGTAGATGAAGCACAGTTTTTAAGTGAAAAGCAGATAAGTCAACTCTACCGGTGTGCAAAGCAAGATAACATTTCGGTGATCTGCTTCGGTTTGCGGGCTGATTTCAGAGCTGAGATGTTCCCTGGAAGTAAACGCCTTTTTGAAATTGCGGATAATATCGAAAAACTTCCAACCATGTGTTTTTGCGGATCACAGGCAGAATTTAATACCAGAAAAATTAACGGCAAATATACATTTACGGGAGAACAGGTGGCAATTGACGGAGATGATACGATCACCTATGATTCTTTGTGCGGAACATGCTATATGCGCGAAGGCGGAACAATCTGA
- a CDS encoding isopentenyl phosphate kinase family protein yields MNITLLKLGGSLITDKAKPYTTLPDRIERIAKEISEARGEMKNEYLILGNGAGSFAHQSAAKYDTVHGFIDEQSLYGACVVHADAMELNRIMVQAFLKKNLPVFSIQPSALYVAKEKTVVTEHMNIVESMLEKEYIPFVYGDVIIDQKQGSTIFSTDTIFKYLGSFLAEKGHSVRIIHAGSYPGVLDQSKNVIPKITPEMQPELSQVLYQPTNTDVTGGMKLKVEEMLALTRLGVESVIIDGKSEGSIYQVLKGHRSGTTVSAS; encoded by the coding sequence ATGAATATCACACTGCTCAAACTGGGAGGATCTCTCATTACTGATAAAGCAAAACCATACACGACGCTTCCCGACCGTATTGAACGCATTGCAAAGGAAATCTCTGAAGCGCGCGGGGAAATGAAAAATGAGTACCTGATTCTCGGAAACGGGGCAGGTTCTTTCGCTCATCAATCAGCTGCCAAATATGATACGGTGCACGGTTTTATTGACGAACAAAGTTTATACGGCGCCTGTGTCGTACATGCTGATGCAATGGAGCTGAACAGAATCATGGTACAGGCTTTTTTGAAGAAAAACCTTCCCGTTTTTTCAATCCAGCCTTCCGCTTTATATGTAGCAAAAGAAAAAACGGTTGTCACTGAACATATGAATATTGTCGAATCAATGCTGGAAAAAGAATATATCCCTTTTGTATACGGAGATGTCATAATTGATCAGAAACAGGGCTCAACAATCTTCTCTACCGATACGATTTTCAAATATCTCGGATCGTTTCTTGCAGAAAAAGGTCATAGTGTCAGAATCATACATGCAGGCAGTTATCCCGGGGTTCTTGATCAAAGTAAAAACGTTATCCCCAAAATTACCCCTGAAATGCAGCCTGAACTGTCTCAAGTACTTTATCAACCCACGAATACTGATGTCACTGGCGGAATGAAACTCAAAGTCGAGGAAATGCTTGCACTGACACGACTGGGAGTTGAAAGCGTTATCATTGACGGCAAGAGTGAGGGTTCGATATACCAGGTACTTAAAGGTCACCGATCAGGAACTACCGTCTCTGCTTCCTAA
- a CDS encoding four helix bundle protein, translating to MYKFEKLIVWQKSLELVRNVYLFSESINDHSLKDQIRRSVTSVPLNIAEGSGSQNDKEFKRYLYIARKSLFETLGCLKIAGFLFKKENSKIEDQINEVGKLLNGLINKVKSNS from the coding sequence ATGTACAAATTTGAAAAACTGATCGTGTGGCAAAAATCTCTTGAATTGGTAAGGAATGTATACCTGTTTTCCGAGAGTATTAATGATCATAGTTTAAAAGATCAGATAAGAAGATCCGTCACTTCCGTTCCCTTAAATATTGCTGAAGGCTCCGGGTCTCAGAATGATAAAGAGTTTAAGAGATATTTGTATATTGCAAGAAAATCATTGTTCGAAACTTTAGGTTGTTTAAAGATAGCAGGCTTTCTATTTAAAAAGGAGAATAGTAAAATTGAAGATCAAATAAACGAAGTTGGTAAATTATTGAACGGTTTAATTAACAAAGTAAAATCTAATAGCTAA
- a CDS encoding FkbM family methyltransferase codes for MFLDKNDTLGLSLNGSYEEFETEIVQKEIKRGDVVLDIGANIGYYTLIFARLVGEKGMVFAFEPDPTNFALLKKNVEMNGYKNVVLVSKAVSDKSGTVRLYLCEENKGDHRIYNSGDERDILDVECIRLDDYFDKNQHLDFIKMDIQGAEGLALQGMQELLKRNDSVKIITEFWPIGLKRSGISTKTVLTFLRDLGFSLYELDENTKQLDPVNITALLKNYTAQDERYTSLFCVKGSS; via the coding sequence ATGTTTCTTGACAAAAACGACACTCTCGGTCTTTCCCTGAACGGCAGTTATGAGGAATTTGAAACGGAAATTGTACAAAAAGAAATTAAAAGAGGTGATGTTGTCTTGGATATCGGAGCAAATATCGGATACTATACCCTCATTTTTGCACGACTTGTAGGAGAGAAAGGTATGGTATTTGCATTTGAACCCGACCCGACAAATTTTGCATTACTTAAGAAAAATGTTGAGATGAACGGATACAAGAATGTAGTGCTTGTTTCCAAAGCCGTTTCTGATAAATCCGGGACTGTTCGGTTGTATTTATGTGAAGAAAATAAAGGTGATCACCGTATATACAATTCAGGAGATGAGAGAGATATTCTTGATGTTGAATGCATCAGGCTGGATGATTACTTCGATAAAAATCAGCACCTTGACTTCATTAAAATGGATATACAGGGAGCCGAAGGGTTAGCATTACAGGGTATGCAGGAGCTTTTGAAGAGAAATGATTCTGTGAAAATTATCACTGAATTTTGGCCGATCGGACTCAAAAGATCGGGGATTTCGACGAAAACTGTTTTAACTTTTCTCCGGGATCTGGGCTTTTCGTTGTATGAACTTGATGAAAATACCAAGCAATTAGATCCGGTCAACATAACAGCACTCCTGAAAAATTACACAGCGCAAGATGAAAGGTATACAAGCCTCTTTTGTGTCAAAGGAAGTTCTTAA
- the mvaD gene encoding diphosphomevalonate decarboxylase, with the protein MSKVTVKAPANIAFIKYWGNTEDNLPLNSSISMTLDACQTTTTVELTEERYDMIEIASEKGKFEELKRTSIKGLKAYEQIERIRNLAGKTDHVHVKSINSFPSSAGIASSASGFCALTAALLLVYGLQSQFDDKKELSKLVRLSGSGSAARSAMSGFVELIGGDAHHASYAVQIADEKHWDLADVIAIIDSGMKKTPSSEGHRTANTSPYFETRLIEMRDRIKNARKALVEKKLEKLGKAIEQDTISMHTVMMTSKPPLYYWAPGTVEVINNVLKWREEDNLQAYFSIDAGANVHVICEYKDAEEVNERLKKLTLVQSTIINKPAPGVHQIEDHLF; encoded by the coding sequence ATGTCAAAAGTCACTGTAAAAGCCCCCGCAAACATTGCCTTTATCAAGTACTGGGGAAACACTGAAGACAACCTTCCCCTGAACTCCAGTATCTCCATGACACTTGACGCCTGTCAGACTACGACGACAGTCGAGCTTACCGAAGAAAGATACGACATGATAGAGATAGCCTCGGAAAAAGGGAAATTTGAGGAACTGAAGAGGACATCGATAAAAGGTCTCAAAGCCTATGAACAAATCGAAAGAATCCGCAATTTGGCAGGAAAAACAGATCATGTTCATGTCAAATCCATAAACTCTTTTCCTTCAAGCGCAGGAATTGCATCGTCAGCGTCGGGATTTTGTGCATTGACTGCTGCATTGCTCCTTGTATACGGATTACAATCACAGTTTGATGATAAAAAAGAGCTTTCCAAACTTGTCCGCCTGAGCGGTTCGGGATCAGCCGCGCGCTCGGCCATGTCAGGATTTGTCGAGCTCATCGGCGGAGACGCACACCATGCTTCATATGCCGTACAGATCGCCGACGAAAAACACTGGGATTTGGCGGATGTGATCGCAATCATTGACTCCGGCATGAAGAAAACTCCATCCTCTGAAGGTCATCGTACCGCAAACACCAGTCCGTATTTTGAAACCCGCCTGATAGAGATGAGAGACCGGATCAAAAATGCCAGAAAAGCTCTCGTTGAAAAGAAACTCGAAAAACTGGGAAAAGCTATCGAACAGGATACAATTTCCATGCATACGGTGATGATGACATCAAAACCGCCTTTGTATTACTGGGCTCCCGGAACAGTAGAAGTGATAAACAATGTATTGAAATGGCGTGAAGAAGACAATCTTCAGGCCTATTTTTCCATCGATGCCGGAGCAAACGTGCATGTCATTTGCGAATACAAAGATGCCGAAGAGGTAAATGAGCGGTTGAAGAAACTAACTCTTGTACAATCAACCATTATTAACAAACCGGCACCCGGAGTGCATCAAATTGAAGATCATTTATTCTAA
- a CDS encoding NUDIX domain-containing protein: MITETSAGGIVYKKNGDHFLWLIVQHRKALHWGFPKGHIGDHVENELMEEAALREVSEEGGIKARIVKETPINTTYFFKQGSDLHKKTVHYFLMEYVSGDPGNHDDEVSNAKFVETDEAWDTLTYNTDKEAFSKILKDMNT, encoded by the coding sequence GTGATAACTGAAACTTCAGCTGGGGGTATTGTATATAAAAAAAACGGTGATCATTTTTTATGGCTTATTGTCCAACACAGAAAGGCTCTCCACTGGGGTTTTCCGAAAGGTCATATCGGCGATCATGTTGAAAATGAACTGATGGAAGAAGCCGCACTGCGTGAAGTCAGCGAGGAAGGCGGAATCAAAGCAAGAATTGTCAAGGAAACCCCCATAAATACCACATATTTTTTTAAACAAGGATCCGATCTGCATAAAAAAACGGTTCATTACTTTCTCATGGAATATGTTTCCGGGGATCCTGGTAATCATGATGATGAAGTTTCCAATGCTAAATTCGTTGAGACCGATGAAGCCTGGGATACTCTGACTTACAACACCGACAAAGAAGCTTTTTCAAAAATCCTTAAGGATATGAACACATAA
- a CDS encoding GIY-YIG nuclease family protein: protein MYTVYILQSTITGKYYIGSTNDLPRRLNEHNSNKTNSLKNKGPFIVIYTEEYPDRATAYRRELQIKSYKGGKGFKKLIDKKR, encoded by the coding sequence ATGTATACTGTCTATATTCTTCAGTCGACGATTACAGGCAAGTATTATATTGGTTCTACTAACGATTTACCACGTAGGTTAAACGAACATAATTCCAATAAGACCAACTCATTAAAAAATAAAGGTCCCTTTATTGTGATCTATACAGAAGAATATCCCGATAGAGCAACAGCTTATCGTAGAGAGTTACAAATCAAATCATATAAAGGCGGGAAGGGTTTTAAAAAGTTAATAGATAAGAAACGGTAG
- a CDS encoding YdeI/OmpD-associated family protein → MKDTLETGVVHDIPNDLRNALLSSSEITEAWNDLTPLARNEWICWVTSVKKAETREDHIRRVREDMLKGKRRPCCWPGCIHREKNGK, encoded by the coding sequence ATGAAAGACACTCTTGAGACCGGAGTAGTACACGATATTCCGAACGACTTGCGCAATGCACTTTTATCTTCATCGGAAATCACAGAAGCCTGGAATGATCTCACCCCTCTTGCCCGTAATGAATGGATTTGTTGGGTTACATCAGTAAAGAAAGCGGAAACACGGGAAGACCACATAAGACGAGTTCGTGAAGATATGCTGAAAGGTAAACGGAGACCGTGTTGTTGGCCCGGATGCATACATCGTGAGAAAAACGGGAAATAA